The Actinomycetes bacterium genome segment CCGGCGATCCAGACCGAGGATGAGACGTCGACGACCGACCCCTCGACCGGGCCGGTGAGCCGCCACAGCACGAGCACCAGCACGGTGAGTCCGAAGGCCACCCCGAGGGCGGCCGCGCCGCCGACGTAGGCGGCCACGATGATCGCGACCGTGCCGACCAGCAGCGGGACCAGCGGCGGCTCGGCCCCTGCACTGGCGATCGCGTGCCGCAGCTCCCAGACCGACATCAGCACCGCAGCCACCGCGACCACCACGAACAGCCACCGGACGGTGTAGAGGGTCCCGACCACCGAGCCGGCCAGCACCAGCCCGACCGCAATCGCGGCCGGCAGGTTGCGACCGGCCTTCGGGGGCTTCGCGGGCTCCGACGACTCCGGTCGGGACGCGGCGTGCCCGCCGTGACTGCCGTGGTCATGGCCAGCCGGCTGCCTGGCCCCGGACGACGTGGTCACGTCGTCGAGCACGGCAGGTGAGGGGTCATTCGGCGTCCTCGCAGTCGGGTGGGCGCGTCACACCTCGAGCAGCTCGGCCTCCTTGATCTTGAGCAGCTCGTCGATCTGGGCCACGTAGGCGTGCGTGAGGTCCTCCAGCGACTTCTCCGCCCGGCGGACATCGTCCTCGCCGCTCTCGCCGTCCTTGACCAGCTTGTCGAGGGAGTCCATGGCGTGCCGGCGGATGTTGCGGACGGAGATCTTGGCCTCCTCCGACTTGTGCTTGGCGACCTTGATGTACTCGCGGCGCCGCTCCTCGGTCAGCTGCGGGATGACCACCCGGATGACGACGCCGTCGTTGGAGGGGTTGACGCCCAGGTCGCTGTCCCGGATCGCCTTCTCCACCGCGTTCAGCGCGCCCTTGTCGTAGGGCGTGATGACGACCATGTGGGCGTCCGCCACGTGGAACGAGACCAGCTGGTTCAGCGGGGTGGGCGCGCCGTAGTAGTCGGCGTGCACCTTGTTGAACATCGACGGGTGAGCCCGGCCGGTGCGGATGGTGGCGAGGTCCTCCCTGGCCACCGAGACGGCCTTCTCCATCTTCTCCTCGGCCTCGAGGATGGTGTCGTCGATCACGGTCGATGTCTCCCTAGGCGGTCTGGTCGCTCGAGACGAGCGTTCCGATCCTCTCACCGCGGACGGCGCGCGCGATGTTGCCCTCGACGAGCAGGTTGAAGACCACGATGGGCAGGTTGTTGTCCTGGCAGAGGCTGATCGCCGTCGCGTCGGCCACCTTCAGGCCGCGGTTCAGCACCTCCGCGTGGGTCAGCCGCTCGAACCGCGTGGCGTTCGGGTTCTTCCGCGGGTCGCTGTCGTAGACACCGTCCACTCCCTTGGCCATGAGCACCACCTCGGCGCCGATCTCCAGCGCCCGCTGGGCCGCGGTGGTGTCGGTGGAGAAGAACGGGGCGCCGAGGCCGGCGCCGAAGATGACGACCCGGCCCTTCTCCAGGTGCCGGATCGCCCGCCGCGGGATGTAGGGCTCGGCCACCTGTCCCATGGCGATCGCCGTCTGCACCCGGGTCTCGACCCCCTCCTTCTCCAGGAAGTCCTGCAGCGCCAGGCAGTTCATCACGGTGCCGAGCATGCCCATGTAGTCGGCCCGGGAGCGGTCCATGCCCCGCTCGGACAGCTGGGCCCCGCGGAAGTAGTTGCCGCCACCGATGACCACGGCGACCTGGATCCCGCCGCGGACGACGTCGGCGATCTGCCGCGACACCGCGTGCACGACGTCGGGGTCGACCCCGAGGCTGCCGCCACCGGCGAAGGCCTCCCCCGACAGCTTCAGGACGACGCGGGAGAAGCCACCCTCCGGCAGGCCGGACCAGGTCTGCAGGGTGCCCTCGAGCGAGGGCTGCACCACCAGCGGCCGCCCGGGGGTGACGAGGTCCACATCCGGCGGCTGCTCCACGGCGGTTCGTCCCTTCACGGGCCGGGCCTCCTCGCTGGTCGGCTGATGGCAGTCTGCCCTACTCGTCGTCGGCGTGGGGCAGGTCCGCCCGCTCCGGCCCGCCGGTCGAGGTCAGCTGGCGCCGACCTCGAACCGGGCGAACCCGCTCACCGTGACGCCGGCGTCGGCCAGCACCTGGGCGACCGTCTTCTTGCTGTCCTGCACCGAGGGTTGCTCGGTGAGGACGGCGTCCTTGAAGAAGGCGTTGACCTTGCCCTCGACGATCTTGGCGATGGCCTGCTCCGGCTTGCCCTCGGCCCGGGCCGACTCTTCGGCGATGTGCCGCTCACCGGACACGAGGTCCTCGGGGACCTCGTCCCGGGTGGTGTACCGCGGGCGCATGGCCGCGACCTGCATGGCCGCCCCGCGGGCCACCTCGGCCGCCTGGTCGCCGTCACCGGCGTACTGGAGGAGGACGCCGACCTGCGGGGGCAGCGCCGGGTCCTTCTTGTGCAGGTAGGTGGCCACCTGACCGTCGAGCACGGCCAGCCGGCGCAGCTCGAGCTTCTCACCGATGACCGAGGACTGTGCCTCGATCGCCTCCTGGACCGTGGCGCCGTCGTCGAGCACGGAGGCCAGGGCGGCCGGGACGTCGGCCGGCCGGGTCGCCTCGACGTGCGCGACGACGCGCGCCGCGAGGTCCTGGAACGCCTGGTTCTTGGCGACGAAGTCGGTCTCGCAGTTGAGCTCGATGATCGCCGGGCCGGAGACGGCGACCAGGCCGTTGGCGGCGACCCGCCCGGCCCGCTTGTCGACGTCCTTCGCTCCCTTGACCCGCAGGATCTCGACGGCCTTGTCGAAGTCGCCGTCGGTCTCCTCCAGGGCCCGCTTGCAGTCCATCATCCCGGCCGCGGTCAGGTCGCGGAGCCGTTTGACGTCGGCAGCGGTGAAGTTCGCC includes the following:
- a CDS encoding phosphatidate cytidylyltransferase, with amino-acid sequence MLDDVTTSSGARQPAGHDHGSHGGHAASRPESSEPAKPPKAGRNLPAAIAVGLVLAGSVVGTLYTVRWLFVVVAVAAVLMSVWELRHAIASAGAEPPLVPLLVGTVAIIVAAYVGGAAALGVAFGLTVLVLVLWRLTGPVEGSVVDVSSSVWIAGYLPLMAGFVMLMLAQSQGSDRIIVFILTTICSDIGGYAVGVLFGRHPMAPRISPKKSWEGFAGSLVACVLAASLSGRWLLGMQWWQGAVLGLAIVLTATLGDLAESMVKRDLGIKDMGNLLPGHGGMLDRLDSLIPSAPVAFLLLTVFVGG
- the frr gene encoding ribosome recycling factor encodes the protein MIDDTILEAEEKMEKAVSVAREDLATIRTGRAHPSMFNKVHADYYGAPTPLNQLVSFHVADAHMVVITPYDKGALNAVEKAIRDSDLGVNPSNDGVVIRVVIPQLTEERRREYIKVAKHKSEEAKISVRNIRRHAMDSLDKLVKDGESGEDDVRRAEKSLEDLTHAYVAQIDELLKIKEAELLEV
- the pyrH gene encoding UMP kinase, whose translation is MQTWSGLPEGGFSRVVLKLSGEAFAGGGSLGVDPDVVHAVSRQIADVVRGGIQVAVVIGGGNYFRGAQLSERGMDRSRADYMGMLGTVMNCLALQDFLEKEGVETRVQTAIAMGQVAEPYIPRRAIRHLEKGRVVIFGAGLGAPFFSTDTTAAQRALEIGAEVVLMAKGVDGVYDSDPRKNPNATRFERLTHAEVLNRGLKVADATAISLCQDNNLPIVVFNLLVEGNIARAVRGERIGTLVSSDQTA
- the tsf gene encoding translation elongation factor Ts, which translates into the protein MANFTAADVKRLRDLTAAGMMDCKRALEETDGDFDKAVEILRVKGAKDVDKRAGRVAANGLVAVSGPAIIELNCETDFVAKNQAFQDLAARVVAHVEATRPADVPAALASVLDDGATVQEAIEAQSSVIGEKLELRRLAVLDGQVATYLHKKDPALPPQVGVLLQYAGDGDQAAEVARGAAMQVAAMRPRYTTRDEVPEDLVSGERHIAEESARAEGKPEQAIAKIVEGKVNAFFKDAVLTEQPSVQDSKKTVAQVLADAGVTVSGFARFEVGAS